In a single window of the Streptomyces sp. NBC_00285 genome:
- a CDS encoding DUF6069 family protein, with translation MNSMNETGVGAGAASGRSSRTHRLRGLTGTGFIATLAAMVATTLAAALAQAVGVDFEVPDGGETIPLSGFAVVTGFFSVVGIVIAVALLRWSARPAERFVWTAVSLTTISLVPPLLSGANTATTTALLGLHLVPATVMIPTLARSLRTRTD, from the coding sequence ATGAACAGCATGAATGAGACCGGGGTCGGCGCAGGCGCGGCATCGGGCCGGTCCAGCCGCACCCACCGGCTCCGCGGGCTCACCGGCACCGGCTTCATTGCCACGCTCGCGGCGATGGTGGCCACCACCCTCGCCGCTGCGCTTGCCCAGGCTGTTGGCGTCGACTTCGAGGTCCCCGATGGTGGCGAGACGATCCCGTTGTCCGGGTTCGCCGTGGTGACCGGCTTCTTCTCGGTCGTGGGCATCGTCATCGCCGTCGCTCTTCTTCGTTGGAGCGCTCGCCCCGCCGAGCGATTCGTGTGGACGGCAGTGTCGCTGACCACGATCTCGTTGGTCCCGCCCCTCCTCTCCGGGGCAAACACCGCAACCACCACCGCCCTCCTCGGGCTGCACCTCGTCCCTGCGACGGTGATGATCCCCACCCTGGCGCGGAGCCTCCGCACCCGGACCGATTGA